The Montipora capricornis isolate CH-2021 chromosome 1, ASM3666992v2, whole genome shotgun sequence genome contains a region encoding:
- the LOC138052631 gene encoding uncharacterized protein, with amino-acid sequence MRTGMVRSTAGSGHTVLEVCSRKQWRPYLPQCNPLKGCYNNRVPALIGHWRMDEQTGNEVADDSGLENHGSASGAVPKLSKFSRGRFFNAAGLITVPNTAILNFGSSSFSVTGWAKIMDVKYPLTTFAIRKGFGCYFGPHRHGWVPGWETGHGYQAKGLHVCIRDKQNKPVSKVVTFDQGYQPAQLVGQWVHYAVVFHRENKKKVLVYVNGKKQSNTLDISAVHGSVDNTKPLEFGQLYGWKTNGTLDEYRVYNTALDDNEVTAIFKNHLV; translated from the coding sequence ATGAGAACTGGCATGGTTCGCTCTACTGCCGGCAGCGGTCACACCGTCTTAGAAGTGTGCTCAAGAAAACAATGGAGGCCATATCTTCCTCAGTGTAACCCCCTTAAAGGTTGCTATAACAACAGGGTACCTGCTTTGATTGGGCACTGGCGTATGGACGAGCAAACTGGAAACGAGGTCGCCGATGATTCGGGACTCGAGAACCACGGCTCGGCTAGTGGCGCGGTGCCTAAGCTGTCCAAGTTCTCACGAGGTCGCTTCTTTAACGCTGCAGGGCTGATTACAGTTCCAaacaccgccatcttgaattttggCAGTTCAAGCTTCAGTGTGACTGGATGGGCGAAGATTATGGATGTTAAATATCCATTGACAACTTTTGCTATCAGGAAAGGCTTCGGCTGTTATTTTGGCCCACATCGCCACGGTTGGGTACCCGGCTGGGAAACAGGGCACGGTTACCAAGCCAAAGGTCTGCATGTATGCATACGGGACAAGCAGAACAAACCAGTGAGCAAGGTGGTTACATTTGACCAGGGCTATCAACCGGCACAGCTGGTTGGACAATGGGTTCATTACGCTGTCGTATTCCATCGCGAGAACAAGAAGAAGGTGCTTGTTTACGTCAATGGTAAAAAGCAGTCAAACACGCTGGACATCTCAGCCGTTCATGGAAGCGTGGACAACACCAAGCCACTCGAGTTTGGTCAACTATACGGCTGGAAAACCAATGGGACCCTGGATGAATATCGAGTTTACAACACCGCTCTGGACGACAATGAAGTTACAGCCATCTTCAAGAATCACCTtgtttaa